A genomic window from Microvirga sp. TS319 includes:
- a CDS encoding tyrosine-type recombinase/integrase, producing the protein MAHIKLPYVQEFVDRHGKVRRYFRRNGKRTPLPGLPGSKEFRLAYEAAMAGNWDGEQQDKDTSPPGSMSRLIALYYSSATFKGLEPITQSSYRNEIEKIRRDHGDKRVAMLRREHVKKLFSEKADKPGAANKFLRHMRTLMRFAIDENWRGDDPTFGIRKMKIKDGGFRAWTDDDIAAFEAKWPVGSRERLALSLLLYTAQRRSDVIRMGWQHVRNGMIQVKQQKTGTPLWIPIHPNLNSVLQATPRANMTFLMTAKGKPFTSAGFGNYFSEASRDARCSPGCSAHGLRKAAARRLAEAGCTSKQIQAVTGHKSLDEVERYTKEVEQVLLAQQAMALVSTKPKRPVSNRVSTQKKAKAKTNA; encoded by the coding sequence ATGGCCCATATCAAGCTGCCCTACGTCCAGGAGTTCGTGGACCGGCACGGCAAGGTGCGCCGCTATTTCCGGCGCAATGGCAAGAGAACGCCGCTGCCAGGCCTGCCGGGATCGAAGGAATTCAGGCTGGCCTATGAAGCCGCTATGGCCGGGAATTGGGACGGGGAGCAGCAGGACAAGGACACCTCGCCGCCCGGCTCCATGAGTCGTCTGATCGCGCTCTATTACTCGTCGGCCACCTTCAAGGGCCTGGAGCCTATCACGCAATCCAGCTACCGGAACGAAATTGAGAAGATCCGTCGCGACCACGGCGACAAGCGCGTGGCGATGCTCCGACGCGAGCACGTGAAGAAGCTCTTTTCAGAGAAGGCCGACAAGCCAGGTGCCGCGAACAAGTTTCTGCGCCACATGCGGACGCTGATGCGGTTCGCGATCGACGAGAATTGGCGCGGCGATGATCCGACGTTCGGCATTCGCAAGATGAAAATCAAGGACGGCGGCTTCCGCGCTTGGACCGATGACGACATTGCGGCCTTTGAAGCAAAGTGGCCGGTCGGATCAAGAGAACGGCTTGCGCTTTCTCTGCTTCTCTACACCGCGCAAAGACGATCTGATGTCATCCGCATGGGCTGGCAACATGTCCGCAACGGCATGATCCAAGTGAAGCAGCAAAAGACCGGCACACCACTGTGGATACCGATCCATCCCAACCTAAATTCCGTGCTTCAGGCTACCCCTCGTGCTAACATGACCTTCCTCATGACAGCGAAAGGCAAGCCATTTACTTCAGCAGGGTTCGGGAACTACTTTTCAGAGGCGTCACGCGATGCCAGGTGCTCGCCTGGATGCTCCGCGCACGGGTTGCGGAAAGCGGCGGCCCGTCGTCTGGCCGAGGCTGGATGCACCTCCAAACAGATCCAAGCGGTCACCGGCCACAAGAGTCTGGATGAGGTCGAGCGCTACACGAAAGAGGTCGAGCAGGTGCTGCTTGCCCAGCAGGCAATGGCCCTGGTGAGCACAAAGCCGAAACGGCCAGTGTCAAACCGAGTGTCAACCCAGAAAAAAGCTAAAGCAAAAACAAATGCTTAG
- a CDS encoding HNH endonuclease, producing MEQVRCPPFGCSPRDTIMNNMSYPAPRNSKAYIKVCRQNALHRQGGLCHYCDTPLTSETVTADHKHPRAKGGRHTSMNIAAACSDCNNAKGNMTEGQFFKAVKKPPSATTPFPIMLAWMRRKLNTQTKRSSRRLDKQFNPSVRRSSDVP from the coding sequence ATGGAGCAGGTACGATGTCCTCCCTTCGGTTGTTCGCCAAGAGACACAATAATGAACAATATGTCCTATCCCGCTCCTCGTAACAGCAAAGCGTATATCAAGGTTTGTCGCCAGAATGCACTTCATAGGCAGGGTGGGCTCTGCCACTACTGTGATACACCTCTCACCAGTGAAACCGTGACAGCGGATCACAAACACCCTCGCGCAAAGGGTGGGCGGCACACGTCGATGAACATCGCTGCGGCATGCTCGGATTGTAACAATGCCAAAGGCAATATGACTGAGGGGCAGTTCTTCAAGGCCGTAAAGAAACCACCAAGCGCAACCACTCCATTTCCGATCATGCTTGCGTGGATGCGACGCAAACTCAACACCCAGACAAAACGCTCATCCCGCCGCCTCGATAAACAGTTCAATCCTAGTGTCAGAAGATCAAGTGATGTGCCTTAG
- a CDS encoding adenylate/guanylate cyclase domain-containing protein, translated as MMSLSPLAALPDDLLSLARSLDVETLPRVIALRDWLVTTASRMEDSNEVLDGFLHRLIVLGLPIDRAVSAIEALHSEYAGIGRFWTREDGTIVRYLPHGDRRETIYQTSPFAHVNRTGEWLILDLAETPDDLFPIIPELKQAGYRHYLTIPISFTNGAQNAISFATRAPEGFGRQGLTILRLVMPSFALVTELRATSNRLDEVLRIYVGDEPHRAILSGAIQRGQVTRIRSAILFADMREYTRISSSLSPESAVDLLNNYFDCLVPPIEDEGGEVLKYLGDGLLAIVRDRGDDTGGAAQSALTAATKALRRIEAANNEGRFPVQINVGLALHHGDAAYGNVGSGQRLDFTVIGRDVNLASRIADLNKRLGEPLLMSKPFVEHLWGNPHPLGTHAVEGFEEEVEVYKP; from the coding sequence ATGATGTCGCTCTCCCCCCTGGCAGCCCTTCCGGACGACCTTCTGTCCCTGGCCCGCAGTCTCGACGTGGAAACCCTCCCGCGGGTCATCGCATTGCGGGACTGGCTCGTGACCACGGCGTCCCGGATGGAGGATTCGAACGAGGTTCTGGACGGGTTCCTCCACCGGCTGATCGTTCTGGGCCTGCCGATCGACCGGGCTGTATCGGCCATCGAGGCGCTGCATTCCGAATATGCCGGGATCGGGCGCTTCTGGACCCGAGAGGACGGAACCATCGTCCGCTATCTCCCGCATGGCGACCGGCGCGAAACGATCTATCAGACAAGCCCCTTCGCCCATGTGAACCGCACGGGCGAGTGGCTCATCCTCGACCTCGCCGAAACGCCCGACGATCTGTTCCCGATCATTCCGGAGCTGAAGCAGGCGGGATATCGTCATTATCTGACGATCCCGATCAGCTTCACCAATGGGGCGCAGAATGCCATCTCGTTCGCCACTCGGGCGCCCGAGGGCTTCGGGCGGCAGGGATTGACGATTCTTCGCCTCGTGATGCCGTCCTTCGCGCTCGTCACGGAACTGCGAGCCACCAGCAACCGGCTGGACGAGGTTCTGCGGATCTATGTCGGCGACGAACCCCACAGGGCCATTCTCTCGGGCGCCATTCAGCGCGGGCAGGTGACGCGCATCCGCTCCGCGATCCTCTTCGCGGACATGCGCGAATACACGCGCATATCTTCCTCCTTGAGCCCCGAAAGCGCGGTGGACCTGCTGAACAACTACTTCGACTGTCTCGTGCCGCCCATCGAGGATGAGGGGGGAGAGGTGCTGAAGTATCTGGGCGACGGGCTTCTCGCCATCGTGCGCGATCGCGGCGACGACACCGGCGGCGCGGCGCAATCGGCCCTGACGGCGGCAACCAAAGCCTTGCGGCGCATCGAGGCGGCGAACAACGAGGGCCGCTTTCCCGTGCAGATCAATGTCGGCCTTGCCCTGCACCATGGTGACGCGGCCTATGGCAATGTGGGCTCGGGCCAGCGCCTTGATTTCACGGTGATCGGACGGGACGTGAACCTTGCGAGCCGGATCGCCGATCTCAACAAGCGCCTCGGCGAACCGCTGCTCATGTCGAAGCCCTTCGTGGAGCACCTATGGGGCAATCCCCATCCGCTCGGCACCCATGCGGTCGAAGGCTTCGAGGAAGAGGTCGAAGTCTACAAGCCTTGA
- a CDS encoding glutathione S-transferase family protein encodes MGLLVNGVWQDRWYDTKSTGGRFVRNSTAFRNWITPDGAPGPTGTGGFPAEAGRYHLYVSLACPWAHRTLIMRKLKGLEAMIGLSVVHWRMLENGWTFEEGPGTIPDPIHGAHYLHQIYTAAEPSYTGRVTVPVLWDKEKAAIVSNESAEILRMFNAAFDRLGATPGDYYPEHLRVEIDELNARIYDTVNNGVYKAGFATAQQAYEEAIHPLFETLDWLDARLASRRYLCGGALTEADIRLFTSLVRFDPVYVGHFKCNLRRIADYPNLSGYLRDVYQTGDIAETVNMQHIKAHYYESHKTINPTGIVPLGPLMDLDAPHGRERL; translated from the coding sequence GTGGGGTTGCTGGTCAACGGGGTCTGGCAGGACCGGTGGTACGACACGAAGAGCACCGGTGGGCGATTCGTCCGGAACAGCACGGCTTTTCGCAACTGGATCACGCCGGACGGCGCGCCGGGCCCTACAGGAACGGGCGGATTTCCGGCGGAAGCGGGGCGATACCATCTTTACGTCTCTCTGGCGTGCCCCTGGGCGCATCGCACGCTGATCATGCGCAAGCTCAAGGGCCTGGAGGCGATGATCGGCCTTTCGGTGGTGCATTGGCGCATGCTGGAGAATGGCTGGACCTTCGAGGAGGGCCCCGGCACGATCCCGGACCCGATCCATGGCGCCCACTATCTCCACCAGATCTACACGGCGGCGGAACCTTCCTATACGGGCCGTGTGACGGTGCCCGTGCTCTGGGACAAGGAGAAGGCCGCCATCGTCAGCAACGAATCCGCCGAGATCCTGCGCATGTTCAACGCGGCCTTCGATCGCCTCGGCGCAACACCCGGCGACTATTACCCGGAACACCTGCGGGTCGAGATCGACGAACTGAACGCGCGCATCTACGACACCGTCAACAACGGCGTCTACAAGGCGGGCTTCGCCACCGCCCAGCAGGCCTATGAGGAAGCCATCCACCCCCTCTTCGAAACGCTGGATTGGCTCGATGCGCGCCTCGCCTCGCGGCGCTATCTTTGCGGCGGTGCTCTGACCGAGGCGGATATCAGACTGTTCACGTCGCTCGTGCGGTTCGATCCGGTCTATGTGGGACACTTCAAGTGCAACCTGCGACGGATCGCGGATTATCCGAACCTGTCGGGCTACCTGCGCGATGTCTACCAGACTGGCGACATCGCCGAGACGGTGAACATGCAGCACATCAAGGCGCATTACTACGAGAGCCACAAGACCATCAATCCAACCGGCATCGTTCCGCTCGGCCCTCTCATGGATCTCGACGCGCCGCACGGTCGCGAGCGGCTCTAA